TTCCAATACAATAACAATTTTAAGAATTGCAGGGTGTCCCAGAAAAATATCAGATTAGGTCAATATATTTACTATACCAAAGAACATAAATAGTTTCATTTAGACACATCCTTCTTCATCCCTGGTGTGGGGTTTCTGAGTATTCATCAGTCCCTGGGGGCTGTGTGGCCTGGCAGGTCAGAAAATGCTTCAGTGGCAAAGGAAGCAATCTGTGGGTACACCCTGAATTTGGGCTCTTTTCACCCTTTAAGACAACAAAGAAGAATCATTTATTCTCACCTTTAGGTCTGGGATCATGTTTCAGCTTCCAGGCAGGAGTGACTATGCTGGGCTACTACTTTGTACGGTGGCGAACACTGGCCAATGCCATGGCCTCCACTGGTGTCTCCCTCGGTTTCACACTGTGGCCACTGCTGTCTCAATACCTGCTGGATGAAATGGGTTGGAGAAACACCTTCCTCATCTTTGGAGGAATACTACTGAACTGCTGTGTTTGTGGAGCCATCATGAGGCCCATTCAGCTGGCATCAGGGTCACTTCCACAGTCTGCCAAGCCCAAAGAGGAaccagggagcagagcagaagagGCACAGATGTCCAACGGAGCATCTTCTTACCACCCCACACTTCAGCAGCACAACAGAAGGACAAAATGCTTCCAGATGCTGCAGAAGTACCTGGCTTTTGACATCTTCTGTGAAAACAAAGGTTACCAGATTTACACTATTGGAGTGACCTGGATGATGATGGGGTTTGCCTTACCCCATGTCTACCTTGTGCCTTATGCCACCCACAATGGGGTGGAGGAACGAAAGGCAGCTCTCCTCATCTCCATCATTGGTTTCATCAACATCTTCATCCGCCCTctcacagggctgctctcaggaCACAGAGTCTTCACAGGGAGACGCATCTACCTGTtcagcctggctgtgctcctCTGTGGGCTCAGCAATTTCATCTGTGTCATTTCAGCTGAGTTCAGTGTGCTCATCCTCTACTGCATCATCCTCAGCATAGCCATGAGTGGCGTTGGGGCGCTCACCTTCCAGGTGCTGATGGATGTGGTAGAGATGGACAGGTTCTCCAGTGCTCTAGGGCTCTTCACCATCCTAGAGAGCATCACCCTCCTTATTGGGCCCCCACTCACAGGTGAGAGACGCGATGAAAGCTGGCTTGGGGAAAGGTGGTGGTTTGGAAACTGGTGACAAGTGTTTGGGAGCATCAAGGAAAGGAATTAGAAAGTTTCCAGATCCATGGTGTAGGTGAGTTATGCAAAGGGAGCAATATAAAAGGTAGGGTCAGAAAGGAATAATCAGCCTCCTCTGACAGCTGGAAAGTAATTTCTGCAGCTGCATCAAGAGCACACTGAAAAATGACTCACTTGGTAAGTGATCTGATACCTATGGGAGCAATGACAGCTTTTTTCCAGTGGCAAGAAGTTGACAGGAATTACTATGAACTTTTTCACCATTTTGCTGGTTTGCATTGTTTTATCCGTGAAGTCTCAAGGAATTGTGAACATCCCGTTAAACAAATTATTTGTGTTCAAAATTATTACCAGTCCTACATTATTCAAAAGCCCCATAGTAAAAGCTTCTGTTCAATCTTCTTTCCAAGTTCTGGAGcatattaatttttctctggAGACAGGAAAGGAGCTAGTTATGACTCTCAGTCCAATAAATTATTCACAGTTCACTCCAAATGCCACTAAGTGACCTGTTCAATACACACCTGCTCCTGCACTACAGCAGTAAATTCAAAGACTAACAAACAACAAACATCAACATGAGCATGTCAACCTCAGTTCAGGCTTTAGTTCTCTTCTCCAGACAATGAATTGTGGCTACTCAGAAGGAAAATTATGTCTGGTTCAATAATGTGATGGTAACATGTAGTGTATTTCATGGTGCTCCCT
This window of the Poecile atricapillus isolate bPoeAtr1 chromosome 17, bPoeAtr1.hap1, whole genome shotgun sequence genome carries:
- the SLC16A5 gene encoding monocarboxylate transporter 6 encodes the protein MSQGEAAGRGAAKPQDQGWAWMVLLAAVVLQGLTLGFTSCLGVFFTDLQHEFQASNSQTSWFPSIVVAVLHGGGPLCSILVKQFGCRFAVMLGGLLSGLGMVSSSFCKSISQLYLTAGLITGLGSCFSFQAGVTMLGYYFVRWRTLANAMASTGVSLGFTLWPLLSQYLLDEMGWRNTFLIFGGILLNCCVCGAIMRPIQLASGSLPQSAKPKEEPGSRAEEAQMSNGASSYHPTLQQHNRRTKCFQMLQKYLAFDIFCENKGYQIYTIGVTWMMMGFALPHVYLVPYATHNGVEERKAALLISIIGFINIFIRPLTGLLSGHRVFTGRRIYLFSLAVLLCGLSNFICVISAEFSVLILYCIILSIAMSGVGALTFQVLMDVVEMDRFSSALGLFTILESITLLIGPPLTGLLVDITSDFHYVFYNSSFFLISAALFMGFSYWALEKKNKLREASKACLDNPSRYQYSETSTEPKAESQSPPAFEYITSI